One Deltaproteobacteria bacterium genomic region harbors:
- a CDS encoding response regulator: MVTGKPRILVVDDHSDSRLIVVLAMETWGYEVVEARDGKEAMAQLEGGNFDLVVLDLAMPFMSGVDVGRSMRTDPRTKDIPILAVTALDSSVSRKRCFEAGFNDFLAKPFPMAELKAKVETLLGRAVRQ, encoded by the coding sequence GTGGTTACAGGCAAGCCAAGGATTCTCGTGGTCGATGACCATTCTGATAGTCGTCTCATTGTGGTGTTGGCGATGGAGACGTGGGGGTACGAGGTGGTAGAGGCCCGTGATGGCAAGGAGGCGATGGCCCAGCTTGAGGGCGGTAATTTCGACCTTGTGGTTTTAGATCTTGCTATGCCGTTTATGAGCGGTGTGGATGTGGGACGGTCAATGAGGACTGATCCACGAACGAAAGACATTCCGATCCTGGCGGTCACGGCCCTTGATAGCAGCGTCAGCCGCAAAAGGTGTTTCGAGGCTGGGTTTAACGACTTCTTAGCTAAGCCTTTTCCAATGGCCGAGCTTAAGGCCAAAGTCGAGACCCTTCTCGGTCGAGCAGTTCGCCAATAA